Proteins from a genomic interval of Niabella soli DSM 19437:
- a CDS encoding adenylate kinase, whose protein sequence is MFNLILFGPPGSGKGTQSDRLVEKYGLIHLSTGNLLRSEIAEKTPLGIEAKNFMDKGQLVPDEVVIGMIDNSLEQHREAKGFLFDGFPRTANQAKALDKLLHLKKTAIHSVLALDVSEDELVKRLLERGKTSGRSDDTSEDVIRKRFAVYQQETTAVADHYKALHRFKTVPGEGSVEDISNALSAQIDKVLERQREEEEAFD, encoded by the coding sequence ATGTTTAATTTAATATTATTCGGACCTCCCGGCAGCGGAAAAGGTACACAATCAGATCGTTTGGTAGAAAAATATGGTTTGATTCATTTGTCTACCGGAAATCTTTTGCGCTCGGAGATCGCAGAAAAAACACCGCTGGGTATTGAGGCGAAAAACTTCATGGATAAAGGTCAGTTGGTGCCCGATGAAGTGGTTATTGGTATGATTGATAATTCACTGGAGCAGCACCGGGAGGCGAAGGGGTTTTTGTTCGATGGATTCCCGCGCACTGCCAACCAGGCTAAGGCGCTGGATAAACTGTTGCACTTAAAAAAGACCGCGATACACAGTGTGTTGGCATTGGATGTTTCTGAGGATGAGCTGGTAAAACGATTACTGGAAAGAGGCAAAACCTCCGGCCGCTCGGATGATACCAGTGAAGACGTGATCCGTAAACGTTTTGCGGTGTATCAACAGGAAACAACTGCTGTTGCAGACCACTACAAAGCGCTGCACCGGTTTAAAACAGTTCCCGGAGAGGGATCGGTAGAAGATATTTCCAACGCGCTGAGCGCCCAGATTGATAAAGTGCTTGAGCGGCAACGCGAGGAAGAAGAAGCGTTTGATTAA